One part of the Polyangiaceae bacterium genome encodes these proteins:
- a CDS encoding class I SAM-dependent methyltransferase: MQQLIQLLKRVPLDLGQGNLRRTTKGKLIALELVPDGKGRRALDVGAREGDQTRWLRSRGYEVESIDVEPGFADCKVVNVNDGLPFPDDHFDLIWCSEVIEHLEDPEFALGELRRVTKPGGDMILTTPNSYALLFRLLSLVGLTPQRIQRADHLHFFDLSDIERLAPDAQLYGYFPYMIVKKTIRKAIGHLSPTFVMHIRKA; the protein is encoded by the coding sequence GTGCAACAGCTAATTCAACTCCTTAAGCGCGTTCCGCTTGACCTTGGACAAGGCAATCTCCGCCGTACGACCAAGGGCAAGCTCATTGCCCTCGAGCTCGTTCCTGACGGCAAGGGCCGTCGCGCGCTCGACGTTGGAGCGCGTGAGGGCGACCAGACGCGTTGGCTGAGAAGCCGTGGCTACGAAGTAGAGTCGATCGACGTCGAGCCTGGATTCGCTGACTGCAAGGTGGTTAACGTGAACGACGGGCTGCCGTTCCCCGATGATCACTTCGATCTGATCTGGTGCTCCGAAGTCATCGAGCACCTGGAGGACCCCGAGTTCGCGTTGGGCGAGCTGCGCAGGGTCACCAAGCCTGGGGGGGACATGATCCTGACCACGCCCAACAGCTATGCGTTGCTGTTTCGCTTGCTCTCCCTCGTGGGTTTGACGCCTCAGCGGATCCAGCGCGCGGATCACCTTCACTTCTTCGATCTGTCGGACATCGAGCGTCTCGCGCCTGATGCTCAGCTGTACGGTTATTTTCCGTACATGATCGTCAAGAAGACCATCCGCAAGGCCATCGGCCACCTGTCCCCCACCTTCGTGATGCACATCCGCAAAGCGTGA
- a CDS encoding glycosyltransferase family 2 protein: MDLSVVLPIYNEEESIPRLLEEVHGALKPAGFSYEIVLVDDGSRDRSFALLKAAAEEDPSLVVIRFRRNFGQTAALQAGLDHARGEVVVLMDADLQNDPKDIPMMLEKIHEGYDLVAGWRAHRKDPFLNRRLPSMIANGIISRTTGVHLHDYGCTLKAMRGEVAKELKLYGEMHRFIPAIAANMGVEVLEVKVNHRARQFGVSKYGIGRTLRVVLDLITVRFMQSYLVRPMQVFGLGGMLSFGLGTAVCCYLAFMRLAYHAPLAERPLLLLGVLLIVVGIQLLSLGLIADVLARTYFESQGRPPYHVRTVIAGAGHLPAAGAAAVETDPVEVAAMDPASVENHTEIDGATANSTP; the protein is encoded by the coding sequence ATGGACCTGTCCGTCGTATTGCCTATTTATAACGAGGAGGAGAGCATTCCTCGGTTGCTGGAGGAGGTCCACGGCGCCCTCAAGCCCGCGGGGTTCTCCTACGAGATCGTGCTCGTGGACGACGGTTCGCGCGACCGCAGTTTCGCGCTGCTCAAGGCTGCGGCGGAGGAGGATCCGAGCCTCGTCGTGATCCGGTTCCGGCGCAACTTCGGTCAGACCGCCGCGCTCCAGGCCGGCCTGGACCACGCCCGTGGTGAGGTCGTGGTGCTGATGGACGCGGATCTGCAGAACGACCCCAAAGACATCCCGATGATGTTGGAGAAGATCCACGAAGGGTATGATCTAGTCGCGGGCTGGCGCGCTCATCGTAAGGACCCATTCCTGAACCGCAGACTGCCCTCAATGATCGCCAACGGCATCATCAGTCGCACGACAGGGGTCCACCTTCACGACTACGGCTGCACCCTCAAGGCGATGCGTGGTGAGGTCGCCAAAGAGCTGAAGCTCTACGGCGAGATGCATCGATTCATCCCCGCCATTGCCGCCAATATGGGCGTCGAGGTGCTAGAGGTGAAGGTGAACCACCGCGCCCGGCAGTTCGGCGTCTCCAAATACGGGATTGGTCGCACCCTGCGCGTGGTGCTCGACCTGATCACCGTGCGCTTCATGCAGTCGTACTTGGTGCGGCCAATGCAGGTGTTCGGCCTGGGTGGGATGCTCTCCTTCGGGCTTGGCACGGCGGTGTGCTGCTACCTCGCGTTCATGCGCTTGGCGTATCACGCGCCGCTCGCGGAGCGTCCGTTGCTGCTCCTTGGCGTGCTGCTGATCGTGGTGGGGATCCAGCTCTTGTCGCTCGGTTTGATCGCTGACGTGCTCGCTCGGACCTACTTCGAGTCCCAGGGCCGGCCGCCCTATCACGTCAGAACGGTGATCGCGGGCGCTGGACACTTACCCGCGGCCGGTGCTGCGGCGGTCGAGACTGATCCAGTCGAGGTCGCAGCAATGGACCCCGCCTCGGTGGAAAACCATACGGAAATTGACGGTGCAACAGCTAATTCAACTCCTTAA
- a CDS encoding class I SAM-dependent methyltransferase, whose protein sequence is MKQLIGWSTRYVPRHHLHRLSHLFLTLISPLYRGDEVEDPISGKSYRKFLPYGRLQTRENALSLSLSLERHRLMWLYLKLRTDFFSKRARVLHIAPEYCFIRPFRAMKNLDYVTADLNSPWADVHMDAHEMPFADDSFDVIFCNHVLEHVADDKKVLAELFRVMRPGGWGLFQVPIDTNLERSHGDPSITNPRERERLYGQSDHVRQYGLDFEEIVRSVGFDVEVDALVNELPPEDVQRYALPAGEMLYIARKPAEKQSTATSN, encoded by the coding sequence ATGAAGCAACTTATTGGTTGGTCGACGCGATACGTCCCGCGACATCACCTGCATCGACTCAGCCATTTGTTCCTGACCTTGATTTCGCCGCTGTATCGCGGCGACGAGGTCGAGGACCCAATCAGCGGCAAGTCCTATCGGAAATTCCTCCCCTACGGCCGGCTCCAGACCCGAGAAAACGCGCTGAGCCTGTCCCTATCTCTGGAGCGGCATCGCTTGATGTGGCTCTACCTGAAACTCCGCACGGATTTCTTCAGCAAGCGCGCTCGCGTTCTCCACATTGCCCCCGAGTACTGCTTCATCCGCCCTTTCCGCGCGATGAAGAACCTCGACTACGTGACCGCCGACTTGAACTCCCCCTGGGCCGACGTACACATGGACGCTCACGAGATGCCGTTCGCGGATGACAGCTTCGACGTCATCTTTTGCAACCACGTCCTAGAGCACGTCGCGGATGACAAGAAGGTGCTCGCGGAGCTGTTCAGGGTGATGCGACCCGGCGGATGGGGCCTCTTCCAGGTGCCCATCGACACGAACCTGGAGCGCAGCCACGGCGACCCCAGCATCACCAACCCACGGGAACGCGAGCGGCTGTACGGTCAATCGGACCACGTGCGGCAGTACGGCCTCGACTTCGAAGAAATCGTGCGCAGCGTGGGCTTCGACGTAGAGGTCGACGCCCTGGTGAACGAGCTTCCGCCGGAAGACGTCCAGCGTTACGCGCTGCCAGCGGGCGAGATGCTCTACATCGCCCGCAAGCCGGCTGAAAAGCAATCCACTGCGACCAGCAACTAG
- a CDS encoding GDP-mannose 4,6-dehydratase codes for MNYVLVTGGAGFIASTVADQLLAAGADVTALDNFDPYYDPAQKRRNIRAAQANPRYELVEADVAEAHEVDRVFARRRPDLVIHLAAKAGVRSSVADPHAYLRTNELGGLNVLDACVRHGNVPLCLASTSSVYGNSTQPPFDEEASAVCPLSPYAASKRASELMAYTFNYLHKLPVAVLRFFTVYGPRGRPDMAVAKFTELLLSGQTIRMHGEETERDFTFVEDIAAGVLGAGRWISENRGFGTFNLGRSEPVRVRRLIELLAAELGVEAKIELGELEPSESKVTSANTARAQAAFGYSPRISLEEGIKAWAHWYRTSDESPRQG; via the coding sequence GTGAACTATGTCTTGGTGACGGGCGGTGCGGGTTTCATTGCGTCCACGGTGGCAGATCAGCTGCTCGCCGCGGGCGCCGATGTGACGGCACTCGATAACTTCGACCCCTACTACGATCCCGCGCAAAAACGCCGGAACATTCGCGCCGCGCAGGCCAACCCCCGCTACGAGTTGGTGGAGGCAGACGTTGCCGAGGCGCACGAGGTCGATCGAGTATTCGCCCGACGTCGCCCGGATCTGGTGATTCATCTGGCGGCTAAGGCGGGTGTGCGCTCAAGTGTTGCGGATCCTCATGCCTATCTGCGCACGAACGAGCTCGGCGGGCTGAACGTGCTCGACGCGTGCGTGCGGCACGGAAACGTTCCGCTGTGCTTGGCCTCCACCTCATCCGTATATGGCAATTCCACGCAGCCACCGTTCGATGAGGAGGCCAGCGCCGTCTGTCCGCTGTCGCCGTACGCCGCATCCAAGCGCGCGAGCGAGCTGATGGCCTACACCTTCAACTACCTGCACAAGCTCCCGGTCGCGGTGTTGCGGTTCTTCACTGTGTACGGTCCGCGGGGCCGACCGGACATGGCTGTGGCCAAGTTCACCGAGCTCTTGTTGAGCGGGCAGACGATTCGCATGCACGGCGAGGAGACAGAACGAGACTTCACGTTCGTCGAGGACATCGCTGCGGGCGTCCTAGGTGCCGGCCGCTGGATCTCCGAAAACCGCGGCTTCGGCACGTTCAACCTTGGGCGCTCTGAGCCCGTTCGCGTACGTCGTCTGATCGAACTCTTGGCGGCAGAGCTCGGCGTCGAAGCCAAGATCGAGCTGGGCGAACTCGAGCCGAGCGAGAGCAAGGTCACTTCGGCGAACACCGCTCGCGCCCAGGCTGCCTTCGGCTATTCCCCGCGGATCAGTCTGGAGGAAGGCATCAAAGCCTGGGCGCACTGGTATCGAACCAGCGACGAGTCGCCACGGCAGGGCTAG
- a CDS encoding class I SAM-dependent methyltransferase has product MSQGITPKNLLGDTAERDVRVGPTAHYTAYAWFRLGMPYAEWFKTETGARLFWSLRVGLEWLTSVTQNTPRLIDYLELRHRSIDHTLTRLAPDRVVELGAGLSRRGVTWALDHGVDYVEVDLPHMVDAKKKLLLRFPKAIRSTLEERLSLVSADVLAPDFEGWLAERLEGSRRPVIIAEGLLGYFDTGERRRLASAIAGALRRTQHVPRYSASFLCDLRVRSATSKTRVAVRAMRAAIRVVTRGRGAREDFDSEDAIYRLFTGAGFDAARPIDPAQVPDLNADLLGQIPMRVWHFTLTPSGSS; this is encoded by the coding sequence ATGAGCCAAGGCATCACCCCCAAGAACCTGCTTGGTGACACCGCGGAACGCGACGTCCGAGTCGGTCCAACCGCGCACTACACGGCGTACGCGTGGTTCCGCCTGGGAATGCCCTATGCCGAGTGGTTCAAGACGGAAACGGGCGCGCGGCTGTTCTGGTCCCTGCGCGTTGGCCTCGAATGGTTAACGAGCGTTACCCAGAACACGCCTCGTTTGATCGACTACCTGGAGCTGCGGCACCGGTCCATCGACCACACGCTGACCCGACTTGCGCCGGATCGGGTCGTGGAGCTCGGCGCGGGCCTCTCGCGCCGGGGAGTGACCTGGGCGCTCGATCACGGGGTCGACTACGTCGAGGTCGACCTACCGCATATGGTGGACGCCAAGAAGAAGCTCCTTCTGCGTTTCCCCAAGGCAATCCGCTCAACCCTCGAGGAACGCCTCAGCTTGGTCAGTGCAGACGTGCTTGCCCCGGACTTCGAGGGTTGGCTCGCTGAGCGCCTCGAAGGTAGCCGTCGCCCTGTGATTATCGCGGAGGGCTTGCTGGGCTACTTCGATACAGGGGAGCGGCGACGCCTGGCCAGCGCGATTGCAGGCGCCCTTCGCCGCACCCAGCACGTCCCACGCTACTCGGCGAGCTTCCTGTGTGACTTGCGTGTGCGCAGCGCGACCTCGAAGACTCGTGTGGCGGTGCGTGCGATGCGCGCAGCGATCCGCGTGGTGACCCGAGGCCGCGGGGCGCGTGAGGATTTCGACTCAGAGGACGCTATCTATCGCCTGTTCACCGGCGCCGGGTTCGATGCCGCGCGGCCCATCGATCCGGCGCAGGTCCCCGACCTGAACGCTGACCTGCTGGGTCAAATCCCGATGCGCGTCTGGCACTTCACGCTGACCCCGTCGGGTTCGAGCTGA
- a CDS encoding serine/threonine protein kinase, translated as MPGDPSGTPITRRVAPYRPTFDDPTVVSNVGHVDPHGGTLSGEFAVRYEARDSLGEGGMGTVQLCHDRRVGRDVAMKLVRAEFGTSAQMRERFIREARVQGQLEHPSIVPVYDIGEGPNGEAYFTMRRVKGLTLEAVLFGLQNGDKEITRRYSRRRLLTAFSNVCLTIAYAHSRGVVHRDLKPANIMLGDFGEVIVLDWGLAKLPGIEDATPASQRVSLPDLHGLTTRAGSVLGTPGYMPPEQIRGAERVDAKADIYALGSILFEIASLEPMHSGETVDDIFTSTLMGTQGRPSARAPHRNVPPELDELCLTASASDPAQRPTARAVHEAIERLLDGSRDTEARQGLAAERAAMAQVALAHSHLENNPDEAAKHRARAMREVTTALALDPSHQGATSTLVNLLAVPPKQLPPDAQHEVEAVEQSDLKHRLRSLGLGHLGWLMLVPLLFTRGVRSYLFLAIMLGLAVCLSAANLLVSRTKHVSRNVSTALCCADYLGVAAVSAVLGSWVLVPLLALAVLTMHMLHTRVRGANHTRMLIGAFGAMLLPLVLEWLGLFPQVASFAAGELVLRSWLADLALIPTTVGVVLFHTIVLLMVFGALSRTMDAYARVERNLLLHAWQLRQLIPDQDDLPNMPTLDSRPSERSPVALIG; from the coding sequence ATGCCTGGTGATCCGTCTGGGACTCCGATCACGCGCCGCGTCGCGCCTTACCGACCGACCTTCGACGACCCGACGGTGGTCTCCAACGTCGGTCACGTCGATCCCCACGGAGGGACGCTGAGCGGCGAGTTCGCGGTTCGTTACGAGGCTCGAGACAGCTTGGGCGAGGGCGGAATGGGCACGGTACAGCTGTGTCACGACCGCCGCGTGGGTCGTGATGTGGCCATGAAGCTGGTGCGTGCTGAGTTCGGTACGAGCGCGCAGATGCGCGAGCGTTTTATCCGCGAGGCAAGAGTTCAGGGGCAGCTAGAGCACCCCAGCATCGTCCCCGTGTACGATATCGGTGAAGGACCGAACGGTGAGGCGTACTTCACGATGCGTCGGGTAAAGGGCCTCACCCTAGAGGCTGTGCTGTTCGGGCTGCAGAACGGCGACAAGGAGATCACACGGCGCTACTCCCGGCGTCGCTTGCTCACGGCGTTCAGCAACGTTTGTCTGACCATTGCCTATGCGCACTCTCGCGGCGTGGTGCACCGCGACCTGAAGCCCGCGAATATCATGCTGGGCGACTTCGGCGAGGTCATCGTGCTCGACTGGGGATTGGCGAAGCTGCCTGGCATCGAGGACGCCACTCCCGCGAGCCAGCGGGTGAGCCTGCCGGATCTGCATGGGCTCACGACGCGCGCAGGCAGCGTTCTGGGCACGCCTGGCTATATGCCTCCGGAGCAGATCCGCGGGGCAGAGCGAGTCGACGCCAAGGCTGACATCTACGCTCTGGGTTCGATCCTGTTCGAGATCGCCTCGCTCGAACCGATGCACAGCGGCGAGACCGTCGATGACATCTTCACATCCACGCTGATGGGTACCCAGGGCCGACCCAGCGCGCGCGCGCCGCACCGCAACGTGCCGCCAGAGCTGGACGAGCTTTGTCTGACTGCGAGCGCTAGCGATCCCGCGCAGCGACCTACGGCTCGCGCCGTGCACGAAGCCATCGAGCGCTTGCTGGACGGCTCACGAGATACGGAGGCGCGTCAGGGACTGGCGGCGGAGCGCGCCGCGATGGCACAGGTAGCGTTGGCACATAGCCACCTGGAAAATAATCCAGACGAGGCCGCGAAGCATCGCGCACGTGCAATGCGCGAGGTGACCACGGCGCTCGCGCTCGATCCGTCCCATCAAGGTGCAACCAGCACGTTGGTCAATCTGCTCGCTGTGCCGCCCAAGCAGCTCCCACCAGACGCACAACACGAGGTGGAGGCCGTGGAGCAGTCAGACTTGAAACACCGCCTGCGCTCCTTGGGGCTGGGACACCTCGGCTGGTTGATGCTGGTGCCGCTGCTCTTCACTCGAGGGGTACGAAGCTATCTATTTCTCGCCATCATGCTCGGGCTTGCCGTGTGTCTCAGCGCAGCCAACCTGCTGGTTTCGAGAACGAAGCATGTGAGCCGCAACGTTTCTACGGCGCTCTGCTGCGCGGACTACTTGGGGGTCGCGGCTGTCTCGGCAGTGCTTGGATCGTGGGTGCTGGTGCCGCTCTTGGCGCTCGCTGTGTTGACGATGCACATGCTGCACACCCGGGTGAGGGGCGCGAATCACACCCGCATGTTGATCGGCGCGTTTGGCGCCATGCTGCTGCCCTTGGTGCTCGAGTGGCTCGGTCTGTTCCCGCAAGTGGCAAGCTTCGCAGCAGGAGAGCTAGTGCTGCGATCTTGGCTCGCGGATCTTGCGTTGATCCCCACCACCGTCGGTGTGGTGCTGTTTCACACCATCGTGCTCTTGATGGTCTTCGGCGCGCTGTCCCGCACCATGGACGCCTATGCGAGGGTCGAGCGAAATCTGTTGCTGCACGCCTGGCAGCTGCGACAGCTGATCCCGGACCAGGATGATCTGCCCAATATGCCGACCCTCGACTCACGCCCGAGCGAGCGCTCCCCGGTCGCGTTGATTGGTTGA
- a CDS encoding PAS domain S-box protein has product MLGPMDASMETSAPGLDEVLRDVLDSVEDAALLVSEAGDIYYGNFAATELLKLRSSDLLSRKVWQLSVSPWRDSRTWGVATAELRDGRVRRGSGLLRRPAGETLEVDLSLRLAKSGWIILTARDATPRVEGTKRVQAAEKQLESILDSIADAVIITDLGGRVQKMNRVAEQLTGYPRETAFGHRLKSIVRIFEDEKPANIVRAVVDSGVVVVFGDRARLQTRDERHVSVEGVAGPIRDEGGSTTGVAVVFRDWTHERRAQDALKRSEASFRSLSEGLPVALWVTRDERVVYANPAALALNQVDALEAIQGSRLVHLIHEADQAAFLQHLRDETPDFRETRVLRRDDSIAYAELASMPLIFNGKPGVVTIGRDLTERRALEAQLRVSERMVSVGTLAAGVAHEINNPLAYVLANLEQAQQSLDGLSGRVETSLLEELRDLVGEGFQGADRVRRIVRDLGTFSRSDDDIVTLVDVTQALESAIAMAQNEIRHRARLTRDFATDLPMVSANEARLAQVFLNLLMNAAQALDDGRAATNEIRVRTRHRGDEIIVEVSDTGPGIPSELRQRIFDPFFTTKPVGEGVGLGLSICHSIVNAYAGHVSIVDEGEGEAARRWGSTFRVHLPASQALPKPAELPPPSLSKTRAARVLIVDDEPVVLKALKRILKQHEVELAHSGKQALERLLDKQELFDVIVCDMMMPEVSGLEVYQRLDAEAPDLALRMVFMTGGAFTPAAREFLAEHKDRWLEKPFDRQRVLELIQEVLFETAEEDTSRRHEEISPPG; this is encoded by the coding sequence ATGCTGGGCCCGATGGATGCGTCGATGGAGACGTCTGCTCCCGGCCTCGATGAGGTGCTGCGGGACGTGCTCGATTCCGTCGAGGACGCTGCGCTCCTGGTGAGCGAAGCGGGAGACATCTATTACGGAAACTTCGCGGCCACCGAGCTCCTGAAGCTGCGCTCGAGCGATCTGCTCTCACGCAAAGTATGGCAACTCTCCGTGAGCCCATGGCGAGACTCACGGACTTGGGGAGTCGCGACCGCCGAGCTTCGAGACGGTCGAGTACGCCGCGGCAGCGGCCTCCTTCGCCGGCCGGCGGGCGAGACGTTGGAGGTCGATCTCAGCCTGCGCCTCGCAAAGAGCGGCTGGATCATCCTCACCGCTAGAGACGCAACGCCTCGCGTCGAAGGCACCAAGCGCGTCCAGGCCGCAGAGAAGCAACTGGAGAGCATCCTCGACAGCATCGCCGACGCGGTGATCATCACCGATCTCGGCGGCCGCGTGCAGAAGATGAACCGCGTGGCCGAGCAGCTCACGGGTTACCCTCGAGAGACCGCCTTTGGGCACCGTCTCAAGAGCATCGTGCGGATCTTCGAGGACGAGAAGCCCGCCAACATCGTGCGCGCGGTGGTGGACAGCGGCGTCGTCGTGGTGTTTGGAGACCGTGCACGCCTCCAAACACGAGATGAGCGCCATGTGTCCGTGGAGGGCGTCGCGGGCCCCATCCGCGACGAAGGCGGCTCCACCACGGGGGTCGCGGTCGTGTTCCGCGACTGGACTCACGAACGCCGCGCCCAAGACGCGCTCAAGCGTTCCGAAGCGAGCTTCCGCAGTCTCAGCGAAGGACTTCCGGTTGCGCTGTGGGTGACGCGTGACGAACGCGTCGTCTACGCCAACCCAGCGGCGCTCGCCCTGAACCAAGTGGACGCGCTCGAAGCCATCCAAGGCAGCCGCCTCGTACACCTGATCCACGAAGCGGATCAGGCTGCCTTCCTGCAGCACCTGCGTGACGAGACGCCTGACTTCCGTGAGACGCGTGTCCTGAGGCGCGACGACAGCATCGCCTACGCAGAGCTCGCGTCGATGCCGCTTATCTTCAATGGCAAGCCCGGTGTCGTGACCATTGGACGTGACCTCACGGAACGCCGAGCGCTGGAGGCACAGCTACGCGTTTCCGAGCGGATGGTGAGCGTCGGCACGCTCGCCGCCGGCGTCGCCCACGAAATCAACAATCCTCTCGCCTATGTGCTGGCGAACCTGGAGCAAGCGCAGCAGTCGCTGGACGGCTTGAGCGGTCGGGTCGAGACAAGCCTCTTGGAAGAGCTGCGTGATCTAGTCGGCGAAGGCTTTCAGGGCGCGGATCGGGTGAGGCGCATCGTACGGGACCTCGGAACCTTCTCTCGCTCCGATGACGACATCGTGACCCTCGTGGACGTGACCCAAGCGCTGGAGAGCGCGATCGCGATGGCGCAGAACGAGATCCGCCACCGCGCGAGGCTCACTCGAGACTTTGCCACTGACCTGCCCATGGTCAGCGCGAATGAAGCGCGCCTGGCTCAGGTGTTTCTGAACTTGCTCATGAACGCTGCTCAAGCTCTCGACGATGGCCGCGCGGCAACCAACGAGATCCGCGTGCGCACACGCCACCGCGGCGACGAGATCATCGTCGAGGTCAGCGATACGGGGCCCGGCATTCCAAGTGAGCTTCGCCAACGGATCTTCGATCCGTTCTTCACCACCAAACCCGTGGGCGAAGGCGTAGGGCTCGGACTCTCGATCTGTCACTCCATCGTGAACGCCTACGCCGGGCACGTTTCAATCGTGGACGAGGGTGAGGGTGAAGCCGCGCGACGCTGGGGATCGACCTTTCGTGTTCACCTGCCTGCGTCTCAAGCGCTGCCCAAGCCAGCGGAGCTACCCCCACCGAGTCTATCGAAGACCCGCGCAGCGAGAGTGTTGATCGTCGACGACGAGCCCGTCGTGCTGAAGGCCTTGAAGCGCATCCTCAAGCAACACGAAGTCGAGCTTGCTCACAGCGGAAAGCAAGCGCTCGAGCGCTTGCTGGACAAGCAGGAGCTGTTCGACGTGATCGTGTGCGACATGATGATGCCCGAGGTGAGCGGCCTCGAAGTCTATCAACGCCTAGACGCCGAAGCTCCGGACCTTGCCCTGCGCATGGTGTTCATGACGGGCGGCGCCTTCACGCCAGCGGCCCGCGAGTTCTTGGCGGAGCACAAGGATCGCTGGCTCGAGAAGCCGTTCGACCGTCAGCGTGTGCTGGAGTTGATCCAAGAAGTGCTGTTCGAGACCGCCGAGGAAGACACCTCCCGCCGCCACGAAGAGATCAGTCCTCCAGGTTGA
- a CDS encoding queuosine precursor transporter: MAVGEGIESEVHDVPQHLIERWTRRERVFLILAGVFLGAMAMLNIISITRFIQLGPLALAVGVLPYPLTFLCTDLISELYGQRRANWVVWVGLGVNVLVIGVMWLGHQAASVPPDVQAPWQTLQLSQPVFLPDGNKAEGSVELYTLIYSCTSGAVFASMLAYMAAQFCDVYLFHFWKKLTRGRHLWLRNNGSTLVSQLVDATMVIGVTFGAAFLRGDMALKTLLGLLVSNYLFKMVAALLDTLPFYVLVRWLRRYLELPDNAEIDGSSL, translated from the coding sequence ATGGCAGTCGGCGAAGGCATCGAGAGTGAAGTTCACGACGTCCCGCAACACCTGATCGAGCGCTGGACGCGTCGGGAGCGCGTGTTTCTGATCCTCGCCGGGGTGTTCCTCGGGGCGATGGCGATGCTGAACATCATCAGCATCACTCGCTTCATCCAGCTCGGACCATTGGCGCTGGCGGTCGGTGTTCTGCCGTACCCGTTGACGTTCCTGTGTACGGATTTGATCAGCGAACTCTACGGTCAACGTCGCGCGAACTGGGTCGTGTGGGTTGGTCTTGGGGTGAACGTACTGGTGATTGGCGTGATGTGGCTCGGGCACCAGGCGGCTTCGGTGCCTCCAGACGTCCAGGCGCCTTGGCAAACGCTTCAGCTCTCGCAGCCGGTTTTCTTACCGGACGGAAACAAGGCGGAGGGCAGTGTCGAACTCTACACGTTGATCTACTCGTGTACGAGTGGTGCGGTCTTCGCTTCGATGCTGGCCTACATGGCTGCACAGTTCTGTGATGTTTACTTGTTTCATTTCTGGAAGAAGCTGACGCGGGGCCGGCACCTGTGGCTGCGCAACAACGGCTCGACGTTGGTGAGCCAACTCGTGGACGCCACGATGGTCATAGGCGTTACCTTCGGCGCGGCTTTCCTCCGCGGCGACATGGCGCTCAAGACGCTGCTTGGCCTCTTGGTATCGAACTACCTGTTCAAGATGGTCGCCGCCCTGCTCGACACGCTCCCGTTCTACGTCTTGGTCCGGTGGCTTCGGCGCTACTTGGAGCTGCCGGACAACGCCGAAATCGACGGCTCTTCGCTCTGA
- a CDS encoding COX15/CtaA family protein, producing the protein MTTLPMQATPAVAPTTPSGRFAKVAWAGVVYTLFVVLFGAVVRITGSGAGCGQHWPTCHGEIAHMPKSVETLIEFTHRITSGLCLPIVISLWVWAVVRFERGHATRRYAALSVLLMVVEALVGASLVLLELVGANASVSRAGFMAVHLISTSLLMGAMALTAWTAGSAATRELRIRAVDSDGRRLLMLMLGVVLVSMLGAVTALGDTLYPVQEGAALAERLQGNHFLERLRIAHPISAVLLAAAIWWLMGRFQDAGDGHEQGGQSAIAGREAARGDGDRPQAVSAGGSGSAGRTSARFHVQSATWARRVKALLALQVCVGVVNIALSAPGYMQVTHLAVGTVLWVCLVLLFASHNTALRSEQARTTA; encoded by the coding sequence ATGACCACGCTGCCGATGCAAGCGACGCCTGCTGTCGCTCCGACGACCCCGAGCGGGCGCTTCGCCAAGGTCGCCTGGGCAGGCGTGGTGTACACGTTGTTCGTCGTGTTGTTTGGCGCGGTGGTGCGCATCACCGGTTCGGGCGCGGGTTGTGGTCAGCATTGGCCCACCTGTCACGGCGAGATCGCCCACATGCCCAAGAGCGTCGAGACGCTGATCGAGTTCACTCATCGCATCACCTCGGGGTTGTGCTTGCCCATCGTGATCTCGCTTTGGGTGTGGGCCGTCGTGCGCTTCGAGCGCGGCCATGCCACGCGTCGATACGCAGCGCTGAGCGTGCTGTTGATGGTGGTGGAGGCGCTGGTTGGGGCGAGCTTGGTGCTCCTCGAGTTGGTGGGTGCCAACGCATCGGTGTCCCGCGCTGGGTTCATGGCGGTGCACCTCATCAGCACCAGCTTGCTCATGGGAGCGATGGCCCTTACCGCTTGGACGGCGGGGAGCGCCGCCACGAGAGAGCTGCGGATCCGTGCGGTGGATTCCGATGGACGGCGGCTGCTCATGCTCATGTTGGGTGTGGTGCTGGTTTCGATGCTGGGAGCTGTCACGGCGCTCGGCGACACGCTGTATCCCGTTCAGGAGGGCGCGGCGCTGGCGGAGCGCTTGCAAGGCAATCACTTCCTGGAGCGGTTGCGGATTGCTCACCCGATCAGCGCCGTGCTGCTGGCAGCGGCCATTTGGTGGCTCATGGGTCGCTTTCAAGACGCAGGGGACGGGCACGAGCAGGGGGGTCAGTCAGCGATAGCGGGCAGGGAAGCTGCTCGAGGCGACGGCGACCGCCCCCAGGCTGTTAGTGCTGGCGGCTCTGGCAGCGCGGGTCGGACCAGCGCGCGCTTCCACGTTCAATCGGCTACCTGGGCACGTCGCGTCAAAGCGCTGCTTGCGCTCCAGGTCTGTGTTGGGGTGGTCAACATCGCGCTGTCAGCGCCCGGCTACATGCAGGTGACACACCTCGCCGTGGGCACCGTCTTGTGGGTATGCTTGGTGCTCCTGTTCGCTAGCCACAACACGGCTCTCAGAAGCGAGCAGGCAAGAACCACGGCTTAG